The following proteins come from a genomic window of Rutidosis leptorrhynchoides isolate AG116_Rl617_1_P2 chromosome 10, CSIRO_AGI_Rlap_v1, whole genome shotgun sequence:
- the LOC139871565 gene encoding transmembrane 9 superfamily member 8-like: protein MANRFNLGFHIWICVFFLLSIHGFSFYLPGVAPQDFFKGDNLRVKVNKLASTKTQLPYSYYSIPYCRPNKIVDSAENLGEVLRGDRIENSPYEFQMRVPQMCNIVCRIVLNEKTAKEFKEKIDDEYRVNMILDNLPLVVPMTRLEKDSPVIYQHGYFVGRKVQYAGTKEEKYFINNHLTFTVKYHKDIQTDSARIVGFEVNAFSVKHQYDGEWTDKTRLSTCDAHAKRAVTSSDAPQEVENKKEIIFTYDVDFQESDIKWASRWDTYLLMADDQVHWFSIVNSLMIVLFLSGMVAMIMLRTLYRDISKYNQLETQEEAQEETGWKLVHGDVFRPPTNSDLLCVYVGTGVQFFGMILFAMIFAVLGFLSPSNRGGLMTALLLLWVLMGIFGGYASARLYKTFKGTEWKSITLKTAFMFPGIAFAIFFVLNALIWGEKSSGAVPFGTMFALVFLWFGISVPLVFVGSYIGFKKPAIEDPVKTNKIPRQIPEQAWYMSSAFSILIGGILPFGAVFIELFFILTSIWLQQFYYIFGFLFIVFIILIVTCAEITIVLCYFQLCSEDYLWWWRSYLTSGSSALYLFLYTIFYFFTKLNITKPVSGILYFGYMLIASYAFFVLTGTIGFYACFWFTRLIYSSVKID from the exons ATGGCTAATCGATTCAATTTAGGGTTTCATATATGGATCTGTGTTTTCTTTCTTTTGTCAATCCATGGCTTCTCGTTCTATCTCCCCGGTGTTGCTCCACAGGATTTCTTCAAG GGTGATAATCTGAGGGTTAAAGTAAACAAGTTGGCTTCAACCAAAACTCAACTCCCTTATTCATACTACTCCATCCCTTATTGTCGTCCAAATAAAATAGTTGACAGTGCTGAGAATCTTGGTGAAGTTCTTCGTGGTGATCGTATAGAAAATTCTCCTTATGAG TTTCAAATGCGAGTGCCACAGATGTGCAATATTGTATGTCGCATTGTACTAAATGAGAAAACTGCCAAAGAGTTCAAGGAGAAGATAGATGATGAGTACAGAGTTAACAT GATATTGGACAATCTACCTTTGGTTGTTCCAATGACAAGGTTGGAAAAGGATTCACCCGTTATATATCAGCATGGATATTTTGTTGGACGCAAAGTACAGTATGCGGGA ACAAAGGAAGAAAAGTATTTTATCAACAACCATCTGACATTCACTGTCAAGTATCACAAGGACATTCAAACAGACTCTGCTAGAATTGTAGGATTTGAAGTTAATGCTTTCAG TGTGAAGCATCAGTACGATGGAGAGTGGACTGACAAGACCCGCCTTAGTACATGTGATGCTCATGCAAAACGGGCGGTCACAAGCTCTGATGCTCCTCAAGAGGTTGAAAATAAGAAGGAAATCATCTTCACTTATGATGTCGATTTCCAG GAGAGTGATATCAAATGGGCATCCCGATGGGACACTTATCTTCTAATGGCAGATGATCAAGTTCACTGGTTCTCAATTGTTAACTCCCTTATGATTGTTCTATTCCTCTCGGGTATGGTGGCTATGATCATGTTAAGAACACTTTACCGTGACATCTCCAAATACAACCAATTAGAAACCCAAGAAGAAGCCCAAGAAGAAACCGGCTGGAAACTCGTTCACGGTGACGTTTTCCGTCCACCAACCAACTCAGACTTGTTATGTGTTTACGTTGGAACCGGTGTTCAATTCTTCGGTATGATATTATTCGCCATGATCTTTGCCGTACTCGGGTTTTTATCCCCTTCGAACCGTGGTGGGCTAATGACAGCCCTACTTCTACTGTGGGTCCTCATGGGTATTTTTGGTGGGTATGCATCGGCCCGTCTTTATAAAACATTCAAAGGAACCGAATGGAAATCAATCACTCTCAAAACCGCTTTCATGTTCCCGGGAATTGCGTTTGCCATTTTCTTTGTTCTCAATGCTCTAATTTGGGGTGAAAAATCATCAGGTGCTGTCCCGTTTGGTACCATGTTTGCGTTGGTGTTTTTATGGTTCGGGATTTCAGTTCCGCTTGTTTTCGTTGGAAGTTATATTGGGTTTAAAAAGCCTGCAATTGAAGATCCGGTTAAAACCAATAAAATACCAAGACAAATACCCGAACAAGCTTGGTACATGAGCTCGGCCTTTTCGATTCTCATTGGTGGAATACTTCCATTTGGTGCTGTCTTTATCGAGCTCTTTTTCATATTGACCTCAATCTGGTTACAGCAGTTCTACTATATCTTCGGTTTCCTTTTTATCGTGTTTATCATCTTAATCGTAACATGTGCCGAGATCACAATTGTGCTATGCTACTTCCAGCTTTGTAGTGAGGACTATCTTTGGTGGTGGAGATCGTATCTGACATCAGGTTCATCTGCTTTATATCTGTTTTTATACACAATTTTCTACTTCTTCACAAAGCTGAACATCACGAAGCCGGTTTCTGGTATTTTGTACTTTGGGTATATGTTGATTGCATCGTATGCATTCTTTGTACTCACCGGTACAATTGGTTTCTATGCGTGTTTCTGGTTCACGAGGCTCATTTACTCTTCGGTgaagattgattga